A single region of the Salipaludibacillus sp. LMS25 genome encodes:
- the ychF gene encoding redox-regulated ATPase YchF: MALTTGIVGLPNVGKSTLFNAITQAGAESANYPFCTIDPNVGIVEVPDVRLTKLTEMVDPDKTVPTAFEFTDIAGIVEGASKGEGLGNKFLSHIRQVDAISHVVRCFNDDNITHVSGSVDPIRDVQVINLELILADLETVEKRIGKVEKMAKQKDKEAIAEYDVLVKLRDAFEEEKPARSVIFTKEQEKLVKGLHLLTWKPVLYVANVSEDELLDTDSNPYVQKVKDFAANENSEVIVVCAKIESEIAELEGEEKDEFLQDLGIEESGLDQLIKAAYSLLGLDTYFTAGKQEVRAWTIRRGTKAPQAAGVIHTDFERGFIRAEVVSYDDLTAAGSMSVAKEQGKVRLEGKEYVVKDGDVVHFRFNV, translated from the coding sequence ATGGCTTTAACAACGGGAATCGTAGGTCTTCCAAACGTAGGGAAGTCCACATTATTTAACGCTATCACGCAGGCTGGAGCAGAGTCCGCAAATTATCCATTTTGTACAATTGACCCGAATGTAGGGATCGTTGAAGTGCCAGATGTACGGCTTACTAAGTTAACAGAGATGGTAGACCCTGATAAAACCGTTCCGACAGCATTTGAATTTACAGATATCGCGGGAATTGTTGAAGGGGCGAGTAAAGGGGAAGGTCTCGGAAATAAGTTCTTATCTCATATAAGACAGGTTGATGCGATTTCCCATGTCGTGCGCTGTTTTAATGATGATAATATTACCCATGTGTCAGGTAGTGTAGATCCTATTCGTGATGTACAAGTTATCAACCTTGAGCTTATTTTGGCAGATTTAGAAACCGTGGAGAAAAGAATTGGTAAAGTAGAGAAGATGGCAAAACAGAAGGACAAAGAAGCGATTGCAGAATATGATGTTCTCGTGAAGCTCCGGGATGCCTTTGAGGAAGAAAAACCAGCCCGAAGCGTTATTTTCACTAAAGAACAAGAAAAGCTGGTGAAGGGGCTTCATTTACTCACATGGAAGCCAGTACTTTATGTAGCCAATGTAAGTGAAGATGAACTATTAGATACTGACAGTAATCCATACGTGCAAAAAGTGAAAGATTTTGCTGCTAACGAAAACTCTGAAGTCATTGTCGTTTGTGCAAAAATTGAATCTGAAATTGCTGAACTTGAAGGTGAAGAGAAAGACGAGTTTTTGCAAGATTTAGGAATTGAAGAATCAGGTCTTGATCAGCTTATCAAAGCGGCCTATAGTTTGCTAGGATTGGATACGTACTTTACAGCTGGTAAACAGGAAGTGCGCGCATGGACAATCCGTCGAGGCACGAAAGCCCCTCAGGCGGCAGGTGTTATTCATACTGACTTTGAACGAGGCTTTATTCGTGCTGAAGTTGTGTCATATGACGATTTAACTGCCGCGGGCTCTATGTCTGTAGCTAAGGAGCAAGGGAAAGTACGATTAGAGGGGAAAGAATACGTTGTTAAAGATGGTGATGTGGTTCACTTCCGCTTTAATGTGTAA
- a CDS encoding DUF554 domain-containing protein: protein MAIIGALNSGMRQDHSVLLNKISTGWLLRDCFCGYDGYRNVMILTVSVIVYQGGIA from the coding sequence ATGGCTATTATTGGGGCATTAAACAGCGGCATGCGACAAGACCATTCTGTCTTACTCAATAAAATCAGTACTGGATGGCTCCTCCGCGATTGTTTTTGCGGCTACGATGGGTATCGGAATGTTATGATTTTAACTGTTTCTGTTATAGTTTACCAAGGCGGGATAGCGTGA
- a CDS encoding DUF951 domain-containing protein: protein MSDKPFELYDVVEMKKAHPCGENRWKIIRMGMDIRIKCLGCDHSVMIPRKDFRKKLKRVLEKPSENLS, encoded by the coding sequence ATGAGTGATAAACCATTTGAATTATATGACGTCGTTGAAATGAAAAAGGCACATCCATGTGGAGAAAATCGCTGGAAAATTATTCGAATGGGGATGGACATTCGAATAAAATGCCTCGGTTGTGATCATAGTGTGATGATTCCTCGAAAAGATTTTAGGAAGAAACTAAAACGAGTACTTGAGAAACCATCTGAAAACTTGTCTTAA
- the yyaC gene encoding spore protease YyaC, giving the protein MMVYGQFMKEKKYSSFRVHVDDPLATQELAKHIFNLLPESPEIPVVIVNIGSDRSTGDSLGPLTGTKLLAKRSPLYRVYGSLEAPVHAKNLEDTVTLIHETHHNPFIIAIDACLGKTENVGMLTVKEGPVMPGAAVKKKLPPVGTIHLTGIVNVGGYMELLVLQNTRLSLVMALADKLSTALWRAACWQANRQHVLYPSRNTL; this is encoded by the coding sequence ATGATGGTTTATGGCCAATTTATGAAAGAAAAAAAATATTCTTCATTCCGCGTCCACGTCGATGACCCCCTTGCAACTCAGGAGTTAGCTAAGCATATATTTAATCTGTTACCTGAATCACCTGAAATTCCTGTCGTTATCGTGAATATTGGCAGTGATCGTTCTACTGGCGATTCATTAGGTCCTCTTACTGGAACAAAGCTGTTAGCAAAGCGTTCACCACTTTATCGCGTTTATGGGTCATTGGAAGCTCCAGTTCATGCGAAAAACCTTGAAGACACCGTAACTCTTATCCATGAAACACATCACAATCCTTTTATTATTGCCATTGATGCTTGTCTTGGTAAAACAGAGAATGTTGGTATGCTTACCGTAAAAGAAGGTCCTGTTATGCCTGGGGCTGCTGTTAAAAAAAAGCTTCCTCCCGTGGGCACTATTCATTTAACTGGCATCGTAAATGTGGGTGGTTACATGGAATTGCTCGTGTTACAAAATACACGACTGTCACTTGTGATGGCGTTAGCTGACAAGCTATCAACAGCGTTATGGCGTGCAGCATGTTGGCAAGCAAATCGGCAGCACGTTCTCTATCCATCAAGAAACACGTTATGA